From the Daucus carota subsp. sativus chromosome 8, DH1 v3.0, whole genome shotgun sequence genome, one window contains:
- the LOC108198210 gene encoding galactolipase DONGLE, chloroplastic: protein MAVRGLSLTNASNFVAFSGDGTVKKINENSCKMSRKFSVDAGFAARKSAARKVVERSSCLARLWKEVRGVHNGKDVVEPLDPLLQHEILRYGEFVAACYQVFDLDPGSSRYLNCKYGKNSMLSEVGLLDSGYEVTKYIYATPDITIPTQNDRCCGRWIGYIAVSSDEQVKRHGRRDVMVVFRGTVTHHEWLANFMSSLTPARLDPHTSRPNVKVGAGVLSLYTSNESGNKFGLGSCREQLLCEVTRLLNMYKGEETVITLAGHSMGSSLALLLAYDIAELQLNVNDNTKNKIPITVVSFGGPRVGNQGFKERCDELGVNVLRVVNVNDPITKMPGVVFNENFRVLGMNMGFPLLCCSCYVHVGVEIALDFLKMRNPSRVHDIETYLSLLKLPNKAEIKQKGLDIVDKVNWFLSRAQNIKSLETAMDMVSMTQSQRT, encoded by the coding sequence ATGGCGGTACGAGGCTTGAGTTTGACAAACGCGAGCAATTTTGTCGCGTTTTCTGGCGATGGGACggtgaaaaaaattaatgagaATTCGTGCAAGATGAGTAGGAAATTCTCGGTGGATGCTGGTTTTGCAGCGAGGAAGTCGGCAGCGAGGAAGGTTGTGGAGAGAAGCTCGTGCTTGGCTCGTTTGTGGAAAGAAGTGAGAGGTGTACACAACGGGAAAGATGTTGTGGAGCCTCTGGATCCGCTTTTGCAGCATGAAATACTGCGGTACGGAGAGTTTGTGGCTGCTTGTTACCAGGTTTTCGACTTGGATCCCGGGAGTAGCCGATACTTAAACTGCAAGTACGGTAAAAATAGCATGTTAAGTGAAGTTGGCTTGCTTGATTCGGGGTATGAGGTGACAAAGTACATATACGCCACTCCGGATATCACCATTCCCACGCAGAATGATCGTTGTTGTGGGCGTTGGATAGGCTACATTGCAGTGTCCTCCGATGAGCAAGTGAAGAGGCATGGAAGGAGGGATGTGATGGTCGTGTTTCGAGGCACGGTGACACATCACGAATGGCTGGCTAATTTCATGAGCTCATTGACTCCAGCGCGTCTTGATCCGCATACATCAAGGCCTAATGTGAAAGTGGGAGCTGGAGTCCTGAGCTTGTACACTTCCAATGAAAGTGGCAACAAGTTCGGGCTAGGAAGCTGCCGAGAGCAGCTACTTTGTGAGGTTACAAGGCTACTCAACATGTACAAAGGAGAGGAAACAGTGATAACTTTAGCAGGTCATAGTATGGGAAGCTCATTGGCCTTATTACTAGCTTACGATATCGCTGAGCTTCAACTCAATGTAAATGATaacacaaaaaacaaaattcctatCACCGTTGTCTCCTTCGGAGGGCCTCGAGTTGGAAACCAAGGATTTAAAGAAAGATGCGATGAACTAGGCGTAAACGTCTTGAGAGTAGTGAATGTCAACGATCCAATCACGAAGATGCCTGGAGTGGTATTCAATGAgaattttagggttttaggtATGAATATGGGTTTTCCTTTGTTGTGCTGCTCGTGTTATGTCCATGTGGGGGTTGAAATAGCCCTTGACTTTCTCAAGATGAGAAATCCGTCCCGTGTTCATGATATAGAGACATATCTCAGCTTGTTGAAGCTTCCCAATAAAGCGGAAATAAAACAGAAAGGGTTGGATATTGTGGATAAAGTTAATTGGTTTTTGTCCAGGGCacaaaacattaaaagtttggaaACTGCTATGGACATGGTGAGCATGACCCAGTCTCAGAGAACATAA